Proteins encoded within one genomic window of Bacillus thuringiensis:
- a CDS encoding methionine ABC transporter permease, whose product MGNKSFLDEWGKVIWEATIQTFQMTSISLLISILIALPLGVTLVLTRPGGQRENKIIYPILNTIINIIRSLPFIILLFFILPFTKFLMGTSIGVQGVIVPLVVFTAPYIARLMETALLEVDRGVIEAYQAMGVSTIKIIWHVMVKEARPSLVLGLTIATIGLIGATAMAGLVGAGGLGDLAYRFGHLRYEPEVMYATVFILIILVQGLQSLGNGVARRLKKD is encoded by the coding sequence ATGGGAAACAAGTCCTTTTTGGATGAATGGGGTAAAGTCATATGGGAAGCAACCATTCAAACATTTCAAATGACATCTATTTCGCTGTTAATTTCTATCCTTATTGCGTTACCACTTGGCGTCACACTTGTTTTAACGAGACCTGGTGGACAGCGCGAAAATAAAATCATCTATCCTATTCTAAATACAATTATTAATATCATTCGTTCTCTTCCATTTATCATTCTATTATTCTTCATTTTACCTTTTACAAAGTTTCTAATGGGGACCTCTATTGGTGTGCAAGGTGTGATTGTACCACTTGTCGTATTTACAGCTCCTTATATTGCACGTTTAATGGAAACGGCTTTATTAGAAGTAGACCGTGGTGTTATTGAAGCATATCAAGCAATGGGAGTCTCTACTATAAAAATCATTTGGCACGTCATGGTGAAAGAGGCGCGTCCCTCCCTTGTACTTGGATTAACAATTGCAACGATTGGCTTAATTGGCGCAACAGCAATGGCTGGTCTTGTAGGTGCTGGCGGGCTAGGGGACTTAGCATATCGCTTCGGACATTTACGCTATGAACCTGAAGTAATGTATGCGACCGTGTTCATTTTAATTATCCTCGTTCAAGGACTACAGTCTTTAGGAAATGGTGTCGCACGAAGATTGAAGAAAGATTAA